In the genome of Afipia felis ATCC 53690, the window TAGGGCGCATGGGATCAAGAAAATCTCCACGCCCGACGCCGGGCCGAATACCTTCGCGCTCAAGATCGTGTTGGCCATCCCAACAATAGGGAGCAGCGCTCGGCCAATCTTGGAATATCGCCGGGCAACGGCTGGCACGGCCAGGAAAAGCGGCGTCGACAGGAAGGTGAAGACAGCCGGCCAGACATGGTCGCTGACGGTCCAATAGACATAGAGCGGATAAAACGGCTGATTGGATGCGACCACCAGCGCGATCAGGTTGCAGGCGGCGACCATGGGATCGTCATGGGCGGCGTAAGCCGCGATTCGATCCCACATGTGTCGAAGACGATTCATGGATGGACTGGGCGTCAGGCTGGACGCAGGAGATAATGGCTTACGCCCCATTCCTCGCCGCCGGCATGTCCGAACAGCCCGGCGGTCGCCAGATAAAAGAGACGCCAGCGCTGGTGCCAGAGCGCGGCGTCGGCACCGTAAACCTCGCCGAGGATCCGATCTATCTCCCGGCGATTTTCATCGAAGCGCGCGAGCCAGTCCACCGCTGTCTTCTGATAGTGGATCCCGCTCCAGCGCCAGTCCTGTTCAACCACAAAGCAGTCCGGGAAATGCCCGATCAGGCCGTGGCTCGGCATAATTCCTCCCGTGAAGAAGTGCTGGGCGATCCAGTCCGCTGCGTTTCTGTGATCGAACCGATAGGGACTGTTCTTGTGACTGAAAACGTGAATGAACAGCCTTCCCGTCTCGGGAGCGAGCCACATCCTGATACGTTCGAGCAGCCCCTTCCAGTTGGACATATGCTCGAACATCTCAACCGAGACGATCCTGTCGTACTGACTGCCAGCCGTGAATTCATTCATATCCGCCGTTACGATACGCACATTGGCGAGGCCGCGTTCGGCCGCTTGAGCCTCGATATGAACTCGCTGTGGCCTTGAGTTTGAGACAGCGGTGATGATTGAACGAGGGAAACGCTCGGCCATGAAAAGCGTCAGCGATCCCCAGCCGCAACCGAGTTCCAAGATCGTTTGCCCGTCGGCAAGGTCGGCGTGTCTGACCGTCTCTTCAAGCGACATCCGCTCGGCGTCAGCCAGTGTTTCCTCACCCGTCCGATAAAAGCAGCACGAATATTTGCGACGCGGACCAAGCGTGAGGGCGAAGAACTCGGGCGGCAGTTCATAATGCTGCTTGTTGGCGGCGTCGGCATATTCGGCTATCGGATACTCGCCCATGGCGCGCACGAAATCGCTCTCTGCCACGTGCCCCTCGGTGGCAAGCTTTCGTCGCGTGCGTCCGACTAGGAGTTCGATGCCCATCTGCGCCAGGGAGTCGGGAAGCGGGACGCGTTCCGCGGCGCGGATAACTGAGGCAATCAAGCTCATCGAATGTCTCCATTGTCACTCGCATAGGCAGCGTGTTGCGGGCCTGGCCAGAATGCGTTGACGCGATGTTGATAGTCTCGAAATGCCTTGCCGCGCGAGCGCAGCATGTGCGCTTCCAAGGGCGGAATACCGGAGGCGTGAACGAGGAGCCAATACATTAGAAATGGCCCGGCGAGAGACAACCACCCCCAAGGGTAGGCACCTGAAAGATCGATTGCGATGATGGCGTAGGCGAACCAGCCTATCCATTCGAAAAAATAATTTGGATGACGCGACACCCCCCAAAGCCCGACGTCGCAAACCTTCCCTTTGTTTACCGGATCGGCACGAAATGCGGAAAGCTGACAGTCGGCTATCGTCTCGCCGAGAACTGCCATGATCAAGAAGGCGAAACCGAGCCAATCAGAGAATCTGAGCCCGGGTGCGGGGTTGTGAGCTGCAAGCGCGATCGACAGCGCCAGCGCCAGCCCCACCAGTGCCTGGATTTGCAGAAACCAGAGCAGGCGAACCTTGAATGCGTCTCCCCATTCCTCGCGCAACTGCCGGTAGCGCGGGTCGTCGTCGCCGCCGCGGGCGGTGCGAACAGCGATGTGGATGCCAAGCCGCAGTGACCAGACCAGTGCGAGAGCCGCCACGAGCACTTGACGGACCGAGATTTGGTTATCGGCAAGAGGAACAAGAGCCGCTGCCGCGGCGAAACAGCCGGTTGCAAAGGACCAGGTCGCGTCGATCCAGCCCGACTGACTAGTCCGCAGCGCCACAAGCCATGCTCCGGTCATCGTTGCCGGGAGGCAAGCCGCGAGCGCTACAAAGATGATTGTCGCCGTCATGCGGTACTCCCCTGAACCGCCGTCGAATCGGGGAGCGATTGAGGATCGATGTTTTTCAGAGCAAAGCCTACGACGTCGTCGAGAACAGGCGCAAAGAACCGCAACGGTCGCGCCAAGGCGCCGATCAGCATGCGGTGATCGATATAATCGTACAGCTTGATCTCGGCTTCGCCTCCGACACGTCTTATGCTTTCGGCCATCCGAACCGTATTGCCAGGATCGACGTGTCTATCCCGCCGCCCCGTTGCCAGAAACGTCGGTGGCGCATCTCTTCCAACGTAGTTTATTGGCTGCGTAGCGGCCAAGCCTTGCTGCGGTCCAAAAATTTCTTTCAGCGTAGTGCTATTCAACGGAAGAAAGTCGTAGGGACCGGCAAGGCCGATCATCGCGCTGAGATCGCGGCTTGCAACAAGTCCCACTTTGGCAAGCCTTTTACGGTCAAATGCTAGCATCGCCGCGATGTGGGCACCGGCGGAATGACCCATGACGATAAGCCGACGCGGATCGCCACCGAATTCCATTATATGATCCACGGTCCAGCTCATCGCCTCAGCCGCGTCATCAATAAAGTCAGGGAACCGGACCTCCGGAAAGACGCGATAATCGGGAATAACGACTGTGAAGCCGCGCGTCGCCAACGCCGACCCGACAAAAAAATAGTCGCCGCGCTCGCCTTCCTCCCAGCCTCCACCATAGAAGAAGACGATAACAGGGGAAGGTCCATGTATAGTGGGCTGATAGACATCGAGAAGGTGACGCGGACGCTGGCCATAGCGGATGCCCTTACGCGGTCGCGTTGCTCCGATCGCGGCGATCGCATTAAGAAAATCGAGCGGCGACGTAAACGCTTTCATCTGCTAGCAGCCATCCATCGGTCAGGATCAGAAACCCACAAACGGGCGCAAAAGACGACCCAGGAATCCATGAAGCCGTGTGTCGCCTTCAAGAGCTGCAAGACAGACGCAATCCGATTCATGCCCCACGACCGGGCGATGATCGACATCGTCGCCCGCCTCGTCGAGATCCCCCGGGAAATACCGACCTCGCTCATCCAAAAGTGATCCGGACAGGATTTGCATGAATTCGAGGCCAGTATGTCCATGAGCCGGCAAATGAAGCCCCGCTCTCCCTTTGAGCAGCATGACCTTAGCGTCCGGACTGCCGGCGATCTTGACCTTGCTCCACTGGAAGCCAGGTCCAAGCCATTTCCACGGGCCGACCTCGCAGTCCTGCATCGCTCGCGGAAGTTCCAATCCCAATTCCGGATGCTTGATCGTAGGCCGGTCTCTCGCCTGTAACGGTTGAGCAACTTCAAGCCGCTCCATGGTGCGCCCGAAGAGATCCGCTGCAAGCGGAGCGGGTGGCATCTCGTCCAGGATCGCTCCGCCAATGGCCTCGAAATTCGCCATACGGTTGCGGCAGACGGTGCATCCTTCAAGGTGTACGGATACGACAAGCGCGGGGCCGGCACTCAACGTTCCGCTCGCCCTACGCATCAGCGTTTCGTCGCTGGGATGATGATTGATGGTCATATATTGTTGTCCAACAGGGTCCGAAGGCGATTGAGTGCCAGCCGGACACGGGATTTTACGGTGCCGAGCGGGATGCCCAACTCTCGAGCGATCTCCGCATGGGGCTTCTCAGCAAAGAAAGAGAGCCGCACGATCGTTGCCTGATCGCTCGGTAGGGATGCCAATGCCTTTCGCACCCCTTCTTCCCGTTCTGCCGTGATTGTGATGTCTTCACCCGATGGTGGCATGTCGGGTTCATCACTCGGATCCAAAAGATGATCGGCTGTCCGAGACTGCATGCGGCGCAGCCGGTCAATCCTTTGATTGCGAGCAATCGTAAACACCCATGTCGAGGCACCCGCTTTACCTGGATCGAAATAAGACGCCTTTCGCCATACCGCGATCATGACCTCCTGGGTCACTTCCTCGGCGACGGAATCCGCAAGACCTGACCGCAGAAGGAAGCTTTTGATGCGAGGCGCGAAATAGGCGAATAGCTGTGCGAAGGCATTTCGATCCTGCTGCCGCGCAACAGCACATATGAGGCTGATCAGTTCCTCAGGAGAAGGTAGCACCTCTTTTTGCCTGGCCTCGTTCAAAACAATAAGCCTCGCTGCGGGACGGACCTGCCGCGTGCGCCTTTTGTCGAGATGTAAACTTGCTGCATCCATTTGTCCTTCATACGCCCGCGCCCTGCAATTGGATCACGGGTTAGGTGATCTACTGCGCGCCAAGTTCCGTAAATATTGGCAGTTTGACGCGCGGAGGGAAATCCTTTGACCGGAAAGATTACAGCCACCGACTGGCATAACGGACCAGAACACGGGCCGGCCCCCGGTCAAAGCCTTGATATCGCTGTTGTGGGCAGCGGCATTTCCGGCCTGTCCGCCGCGTGGTTGCTTTCCAAGAGGCACCGGGTTGTTCTTTACGAAGCCGATAACCGGCTGGGCGGACACAGCCACACCGTCGATGCTGGGGGCCTGGCAGTCGATACTGGATTCATCGTGTTCAACGAGAACA includes:
- a CDS encoding alpha/beta hydrolase, with product MKAFTSPLDFLNAIAAIGATRPRKGIRYGQRPRHLLDVYQPTIHGPSPVIVFFYGGGWEEGERGDYFFVGSALATRGFTVVIPDYRVFPEVRFPDFIDDAAEAMSWTVDHIMEFGGDPRRLIVMGHSAGAHIAAMLAFDRKRLAKVGLVASRDLSAMIGLAGPYDFLPLNSTTLKEIFGPQQGLAATQPINYVGRDAPPTFLATGRRDRHVDPGNTVRMAESIRRVGGEAEIKLYDYIDHRMLIGALARPLRFFAPVLDDVVGFALKNIDPQSLPDSTAVQGSTA
- a CDS encoding sigma-70 family RNA polymerase sigma factor: MNEARQKEVLPSPEELISLICAVARQQDRNAFAQLFAYFAPRIKSFLLRSGLADSVAEEVTQEVMIAVWRKASYFDPGKAGASTWVFTIARNQRIDRLRRMQSRTADHLLDPSDEPDMPPSGEDITITAEREEGVRKALASLPSDQATIVRLSFFAEKPHAEIARELGIPLGTVKSRVRLALNRLRTLLDNNI
- a CDS encoding ChrR family anti-sigma-E factor yields the protein MTINHHPSDETLMRRASGTLSAGPALVVSVHLEGCTVCRNRMANFEAIGGAILDEMPPAPLAADLFGRTMERLEVAQPLQARDRPTIKHPELGLELPRAMQDCEVGPWKWLGPGFQWSKVKIAGSPDAKVMLLKGRAGLHLPAHGHTGLEFMQILSGSLLDERGRYFPGDLDEAGDDVDHRPVVGHESDCVCLAALEGDTRLHGFLGRLLRPFVGF
- a CDS encoding SAM-dependent methyltransferase; translation: MSLIASVIRAAERVPLPDSLAQMGIELLVGRTRRKLATEGHVAESDFVRAMGEYPIAEYADAANKQHYELPPEFFALTLGPRRKYSCCFYRTGEETLADAERMSLEETVRHADLADGQTILELGCGWGSLTLFMAERFPRSIITAVSNSRPQRVHIEAQAAERGLANVRIVTADMNEFTAGSQYDRIVSVEMFEHMSNWKGLLERIRMWLAPETGRLFIHVFSHKNSPYRFDHRNAADWIAQHFFTGGIMPSHGLIGHFPDCFVVEQDWRWSGIHYQKTAVDWLARFDENRREIDRILGEVYGADAALWHQRWRLFYLATAGLFGHAGGEEWGVSHYLLRPA
- a CDS encoding DUF1295 domain-containing protein; the encoded protein is MTATIIFVALAACLPATMTGAWLVALRTSQSGWIDATWSFATGCFAAAAALVPLADNQISVRQVLVAALALVWSLRLGIHIAVRTARGGDDDPRYRQLREEWGDAFKVRLLWFLQIQALVGLALALSIALAAHNPAPGLRFSDWLGFAFLIMAVLGETIADCQLSAFRADPVNKGKVCDVGLWGVSRHPNYFFEWIGWFAYAIIAIDLSGAYPWGWLSLAGPFLMYWLLVHASGIPPLEAHMLRSRGKAFRDYQHRVNAFWPGPQHAAYASDNGDIR